The Bradyrhizobium sp. WBAH42 genome includes a window with the following:
- a CDS encoding LysM peptidoglycan-binding domain-containing protein produces the protein MITASKAFIAFCLLALVGTALVIGPTELRRLLPDGTKVTVAAKPEAKAEPKIEAKVEPKLEAKVESKPDTSKPESKPESKPESKPGLEPEQPKLAGSAPPAPEPNAGPLAETQKQVAALGDLVPVKPPAPVADAGPRFDVARVDEHGEAAVIAGRATPGARVELLRDGKPLDSVVADASGQFVMTPPQLPAGSYDLTLRAKAPDGTVTESGRTMPVTIAAAAPPPARTPPVAKQETKQAEKPDDKSDVVAALPSASPRLASVPDKQAARPKLIGAPKPKAFTHAPFAHAPAGTAVASASPAEALTAAPAEAGGSRIIARGDSLWALSRLAYGDGARYGVIFKANRDKIHNPNLIYPGQTFVMPQKAE, from the coding sequence ATGATCACCGCATCCAAGGCCTTCATCGCCTTCTGTCTGCTCGCGCTGGTCGGCACCGCGCTGGTGATCGGCCCGACCGAGCTGCGCCGCCTGTTGCCGGACGGGACCAAGGTCACCGTCGCTGCCAAGCCGGAGGCCAAGGCCGAGCCCAAGATCGAGGCCAAGGTCGAGCCCAAGCTTGAAGCCAAGGTGGAGTCCAAGCCGGACACGTCCAAGCCTGAGTCCAAGCCAGAGTCCAAGCCAGAATCCAAGCCTGGGCTCGAGCCGGAACAGCCGAAGCTCGCCGGCAGCGCGCCGCCTGCTCCCGAGCCGAATGCGGGCCCGCTGGCCGAGACCCAGAAGCAGGTGGCCGCGCTCGGCGATCTCGTCCCGGTCAAGCCGCCGGCGCCGGTTGCGGACGCCGGCCCCCGTTTCGACGTCGCCCGCGTCGACGAGCACGGCGAGGCGGCGGTGATTGCCGGCCGCGCCACGCCGGGTGCCAGGGTCGAGCTGCTGCGCGACGGCAAGCCGCTCGATAGCGTGGTTGCGGATGCCTCGGGCCAGTTCGTGATGACCCCGCCGCAACTGCCCGCCGGCTCTTACGACCTGACGCTCCGGGCCAAGGCACCGGACGGCACGGTCACCGAATCCGGCCGGACCATGCCGGTCACCATCGCCGCGGCGGCGCCGCCGCCCGCGCGCACGCCACCGGTCGCGAAGCAGGAGACAAAGCAGGCCGAGAAGCCCGACGACAAATCGGATGTCGTCGCCGCCCTGCCGTCGGCCTCGCCGCGCCTGGCCTCGGTGCCCGACAAGCAAGCGGCCCGGCCGAAACTGATCGGCGCGCCGAAGCCCAAAGCTTTCACGCATGCACCTTTCGCGCATGCGCCGGCGGGCACTGCGGTCGCATCGGCCTCGCCCGCGGAGGCGCTCACCGCCGCACCGGCCGAGGCCGGCGGCAGCCGGATCATCGCCCGCGGCGACAGCCTCTGGGCGCTCAGCCGGCTCGCTTACGGCGACGGCGCCCGCTACGGGGTGATCTTCAAGGCCAACCGCGACAAGATTCACAACCCCAACTTGATCTATCCCGGCCAGACCTTCGTGATGCCGCAAAAGGCGGAGTGA
- a CDS encoding adenylate/guanylate cyclase domain-containing protein — protein MAGANDKTRSLREGLFAKYVVSLVGLVVFVLAVNGAMETWISYRATRTQLTDGLEDKAQGAARRIEQAISELDRQISWVTRASQDTLEKRRADYASLLHQVSVVNQLFQLNGDGREVLRVSRQSTTTGGNADLSRDMRFTEAVARGVTYAPAWFADRTPLMSISVAHSGFNAGVTVAEIDLSFLSDFLSDAQVGKAAFAYVVDPRGRVLAASSKGPEIGADLSKLPQVAAAIAPGHEADTSGTDFNGHAVMSAASLVPKLGWSVLFEQPTTQALMPIRDQLVRIALLIGMGLMVAILAGTLLARRMIIPITALRDGAQLLGAGDFSHRIDVHTSDELEDLAGQFNRMADQIQETYSNLETKVEERTRDLAQSIHELKVLEEVGRAVASSLDLNAVLATIAARAIEITHADAVLIYGFDAEARRFNLVEANGIDTSAEGAHVTIAQGGNILSDAADSGEPIALAELIDAAEQPLREVALAAGFSSVLVVPLIDQQGTLGSLVVLRRAAGAFAPSIIGLMRTFANQAVLAMRNARLFTEVDHKSQALEAANTTVRAQADKLREQTEQLKDWNKSLEERVRTQLGEIERIRKLERFLAPQVAQLIASSDSPEGLLTSQRREVTVVFCDLRGFTAFTEATEPEEAMNVLREYHAALGQLIFKYEGTLDKYAGDGVMILFNAPIQFEDHTKRAVKMAVEMRDTIGPLTERWRNRGHSLGFGIGVALGYATLGQVGFEQRLEYAAIGSVTNLASRLCSEAKPNQIVVSRRVYGMVEPWVEARALDDLQLKGFNHPVLAMEILSWREAVENVVDAAAVRRRG, from the coding sequence ATGGCAGGAGCGAACGACAAGACACGATCTCTGCGCGAGGGCCTGTTCGCCAAATACGTCGTCTCCCTCGTCGGCCTCGTCGTGTTCGTCCTCGCCGTCAACGGCGCGATGGAGACCTGGATCTCCTACCGCGCCACACGGACACAGCTGACCGACGGGCTGGAGGACAAGGCGCAAGGCGCCGCCCGGCGCATCGAGCAGGCGATTTCCGAGCTCGACCGCCAGATCAGCTGGGTGACGCGGGCGAGCCAGGACACGCTGGAGAAGCGCCGCGCCGACTACGCCTCGCTGCTGCACCAGGTCTCGGTCGTCAACCAGCTGTTCCAGCTCAACGGCGACGGCCGCGAGGTGCTCCGCGTCTCCCGGCAATCGACCACGACCGGCGGCAACGCCGACCTCTCCCGCGACATGCGCTTCACCGAGGCCGTCGCCCGCGGCGTCACCTACGCGCCGGCCTGGTTCGCCGACCGGACGCCGTTGATGTCGATCTCGGTGGCGCATTCCGGCTTCAATGCCGGCGTCACCGTGGCCGAGATCGACCTCAGCTTCCTCTCCGACTTCCTGTCCGACGCCCAGGTCGGCAAGGCCGCCTTCGCCTATGTCGTCGATCCGCGCGGCCGGGTGCTGGCGGCGTCGTCGAAGGGGCCCGAGATCGGCGCGGACCTCTCCAAGCTGCCGCAGGTGGCGGCCGCGATTGCGCCCGGTCACGAAGCCGACACGTCCGGCACCGACTTCAACGGCCATGCGGTGATGAGCGCCGCGAGCCTCGTGCCGAAGCTCGGCTGGAGCGTGCTGTTCGAGCAGCCGACCACGCAGGCCCTGATGCCGATCCGCGACCAGCTGGTGCGCATCGCGCTTCTGATCGGCATGGGCCTGATGGTCGCGATCCTCGCCGGCACGCTGCTCGCCCGCCGCATGATCATCCCGATCACGGCGCTGCGCGACGGCGCGCAACTGCTCGGCGCCGGCGATTTCAGCCACCGCATCGACGTGCACACCTCCGACGAGCTGGAAGACCTCGCCGGGCAGTTCAACCGCATGGCCGACCAGATCCAGGAGACCTATTCGAACCTGGAGACCAAGGTCGAGGAGCGCACCCGCGATCTCGCGCAATCGATCCACGAGCTGAAGGTGCTCGAGGAGGTCGGCCGCGCGGTGGCCTCCTCGCTCGATCTCAACGCGGTGCTCGCGACCATCGCCGCGCGCGCGATCGAGATCACCCATGCCGATGCGGTGCTGATCTACGGCTTCGACGCCGAGGCGCGCCGCTTCAACCTGGTCGAAGCCAACGGCATCGACACATCCGCCGAGGGCGCGCATGTCACCATCGCGCAAGGCGGCAACATCCTGAGCGATGCCGCCGACAGCGGCGAGCCGATCGCGCTGGCCGAGCTTATCGATGCCGCCGAGCAGCCGCTGCGCGAGGTCGCGCTCGCAGCCGGCTTCAGCTCGGTGCTGGTGGTGCCGCTGATCGACCAGCAGGGCACGCTGGGCTCGCTCGTCGTGCTGCGCCGCGCCGCCGGCGCGTTCGCGCCCAGCATCATCGGCCTGATGCGCACCTTCGCCAACCAGGCGGTGCTGGCGATGCGCAATGCGCGCCTGTTCACCGAAGTCGACCACAAGAGCCAAGCGCTGGAGGCGGCGAACACGACGGTGCGCGCCCAGGCCGACAAGCTCCGCGAGCAGACCGAGCAGCTCAAGGACTGGAACAAGTCGCTGGAGGAGCGCGTCAGGACCCAGCTCGGCGAGATCGAGCGCATCCGCAAGCTCGAGCGTTTCCTGGCGCCGCAGGTGGCGCAGCTGATCGCCTCCTCCGACAGCCCCGAGGGACTGCTGACCAGCCAGCGCCGCGAGGTCACCGTGGTGTTCTGCGATCTGCGCGGCTTCACCGCGTTCACGGAAGCGACCGAGCCGGAAGAGGCGATGAACGTGCTGCGCGAATATCACGCCGCGCTCGGCCAGCTGATCTTCAAGTACGAGGGCACGCTCGACAAATATGCCGGCGACGGCGTGATGATCCTGTTCAACGCGCCGATCCAGTTCGAGGACCACACCAAGCGCGCGGTGAAGATGGCGGTGGAGATGCGCGACACCATCGGCCCCTTGACCGAGCGCTGGCGCAACCGCGGTCACAGCCTCGGCTTCGGCATCGGCGTCGCGCTCGGCTATGCCACGCTCGGCCAGGTCGGCTTCGAGCAGCGGCTGGAATATGCCGCGATCGGCAGCGTCACCAACCTCGCCTCCCGCCTCTGCAGCGAGGCCAAGCCGAACCAGATCGTGGTCAGCCGCCGCGTCTACGGCATGGTCGAGCCCTGGGTGGAGGCCCGCGCCCTCGACGATCTCCAGCTCAAGGGCTTCAATCACCCCGTGCTGGCGATGGAAATCCTGAGCTGGCGCGAGGCGGTGGAGAACGTGGTGGATGCCGCGGCGGTGCGGCGGAGGGGGTAG
- a CDS encoding lactonase family protein, with translation MSRSIRRIVSRVPGAAIAATLFASLALVSGVRAGMAETFAYVGNADSNDISVFKMSESGEMTLVQTAAFKGVEKPGSSTPLAITPDHRVLIAGIRSQPYVAVSFAIDPKTGELSHLGNGPLADSMAYIAIDRSGKFLFSASYGGNKVALNPLFGNGVAGEPKQVIPTGLNAHAFLPSPDNRFAFATNLGSDQVLAFAFDAAAGTLTPSDPPAHKVPEKSGPRHFVFHPGGKFVYLLHELNGDVAAFTYEARSGAWDEIQRTTALPDGFSGKPWGADIHITPDGRFLYASERTTSTLTAYKVDGSSGKLTTIGSVPTEKQPRGFQVDPAGRYLAAVGELSDSMTVYAIDQGSGALAKLKSYPTGKKPNWVEFLNLP, from the coding sequence ATGTCGAGATCGATCCGACGCATCGTATCGCGCGTGCCAGGCGCTGCGATCGCCGCAACCCTGTTCGCTTCTCTCGCCCTCGTTTCTGGAGTCCGTGCCGGCATGGCCGAAACCTTCGCCTATGTCGGCAATGCCGACAGCAACGACATCAGCGTGTTCAAGATGAGCGAGAGCGGCGAGATGACGCTCGTGCAAACGGCCGCCTTCAAGGGCGTCGAAAAGCCGGGCTCATCGACACCGCTCGCGATCACGCCCGACCACCGCGTGCTGATCGCCGGAATCCGCTCGCAGCCCTATGTCGCAGTGAGCTTTGCGATCGATCCCAAGACGGGCGAGCTCAGCCATCTCGGCAACGGACCGCTCGCCGACAGCATGGCCTATATCGCCATCGACCGCAGCGGCAAGTTCCTGTTCAGCGCCTCCTATGGCGGCAACAAGGTCGCGCTGAATCCACTGTTTGGCAACGGCGTCGCCGGCGAGCCCAAGCAGGTGATCCCGACCGGGCTGAACGCCCACGCCTTCCTGCCCTCGCCCGACAACCGCTTCGCGTTCGCCACCAATCTCGGCTCCGATCAGGTGCTGGCCTTCGCGTTCGATGCCGCAGCCGGCACGCTGACGCCGAGCGATCCGCCGGCGCACAAGGTGCCGGAGAAATCGGGGCCGCGGCACTTCGTGTTTCACCCCGGCGGCAAGTTCGTCTATCTCCTCCACGAGCTGAACGGCGACGTCGCAGCATTCACCTATGAAGCCAGGAGCGGCGCCTGGGACGAGATCCAGCGCACCACCGCGCTGCCGGACGGGTTTTCCGGAAAACCTTGGGGCGCTGACATCCACATCACCCCGGACGGCCGCTTCCTCTACGCCTCCGAGCGCACCACCAGCACGCTCACCGCCTACAAGGTGGACGGCTCGAGCGGCAAGCTGACCACGATCGGCAGCGTGCCGACCGAGAAGCAGCCGCGCGGCTTCCAGGTCGATCCCGCCGGCCGCTACCTCGCCGCCGTCGGCGAACTCTCCGACAGCATGACGGTCTATGCCATCGACCAGGGCAGCGGCGCGCTGGCCAAGCTGAAATCCTACCCCACCGGCAAGAAGCCGAACTGGGTCGAGT
- a CDS encoding Spy/CpxP family protein refolding chaperone, which translates to MPGRMGLALAGATLLIAAVLLPGRAEAQFGLRGGPLGVARFAVGHVIGLSRLRHSRMAVRGGRYRSAALRSQDPRGAERGQLSNPYVLRAALTAQAALAGWQGGRRPQGWWRHPDGSYGWVGPVFWPFAHDDLTNAIIFGDTTSLSLYGYGDIYAALFTPYAATELAAYTVPQGRRARRIPAAETMCEASDTGGLPVERIASAVAPNEAQRTALDELSSAWNAARDTIRTACPAQVPASAAERLGLMRERIEAMIKAVDAMEAPLSKFVGLLNDDQKARLNALAHERRAALASYQSKNADRTASKDASRDAQAAKACQADYDPLADENAQRQYEQLVQQQWPAADIAATLHLDEVARARFEVLQDTTLRTMQTLSACPTEPAATQQARLAAVKTRLQAMLQAVGAIADALDDFQADLSDEQKAGFEAIGPKRGA; encoded by the coding sequence ATGCCGGGACGCATGGGATTGGCGCTCGCCGGTGCGACCCTGCTGATTGCGGCCGTGCTGCTGCCTGGTAGGGCTGAGGCGCAGTTCGGCTTGCGCGGCGGTCCGCTCGGAGTTGCGCGTTTCGCCGTCGGCCACGTGATCGGCCTGTCGCGCCTGCGCCATTCCCGTATGGCGGTGCGCGGTGGCCGCTACCGCTCCGCTGCGCTGAGGTCGCAAGACCCGCGCGGGGCCGAGCGCGGCCAGCTATCGAACCCTTACGTGCTGCGTGCGGCCCTCACGGCGCAGGCTGCGCTGGCGGGATGGCAAGGCGGCCGCCGTCCGCAGGGTTGGTGGCGTCATCCCGACGGCAGCTACGGCTGGGTCGGCCCGGTGTTCTGGCCGTTCGCGCATGACGATCTCACCAATGCGATCATCTTCGGCGACACCACCAGCCTCTCGCTCTACGGCTACGGCGACATCTATGCCGCGCTGTTCACGCCTTATGCCGCCACCGAGCTGGCCGCCTACACCGTGCCGCAAGGCCGTCGCGCGCGACGAATTCCGGCCGCGGAAACGATGTGCGAGGCCAGCGACACCGGCGGCCTGCCGGTCGAGCGCATCGCGAGCGCCGTTGCACCGAACGAAGCGCAGCGTACCGCGCTCGACGAGCTCTCATCCGCCTGGAATGCCGCGCGCGACACCATCCGCACCGCCTGCCCGGCGCAGGTCCCTGCGAGTGCGGCGGAGCGCCTCGGCCTGATGCGCGAGCGCATCGAGGCCATGATCAAGGCCGTCGACGCCATGGAAGCGCCGCTGTCGAAATTCGTCGGCCTGCTCAATGACGACCAGAAAGCCCGGCTCAACGCCCTCGCGCATGAACGGCGCGCCGCGCTGGCGTCCTACCAGTCCAAAAACGCTGACAGGACCGCGAGCAAGGACGCATCCAGGGACGCGCAGGCGGCCAAGGCCTGCCAGGCGGACTACGATCCTCTTGCTGACGAGAATGCGCAGCGCCAATACGAGCAGCTCGTCCAGCAGCAATGGCCCGCCGCCGACATCGCCGCCACGCTCCACCTCGACGAGGTCGCCCGCGCCCGCTTCGAGGTGCTGCAGGACACCACGCTCCGCACCATGCAGACGCTCAGCGCCTGCCCGACCGAGCCCGCCGCAACCCAGCAGGCCCGCCTCGCCGCCGTGAAGACGCGGCTGCAGGCGATGCTGCAAGCCGTCGGCGCAATCGCCGACGCGCTCGACGATTTCCAGGCCGATCTGAGCGACGAGCAAAAGGCCGGGTTCGAGGCGATCGGGCCGAAGCGGGGGGCGTGA
- a CDS encoding EAL domain-containing protein, whose translation MGASIRWTARTRALLRRWRGAPLTWLIAGGFVLMLATAIGTALTVDRFRQNAIESGRDSLENAVRMLARHFDRQFEDFAVLQKSIIAELESHGIESAEIFRSEMGTLAVHEVLRAKASGWSDVAGANLFDSRGVLINSSRQWPVADISVADRGYFNRLKDDPAAQEDVEVVPGRFGSGPAIVFARRVSGPHGEFLGLVTRAIAPEQLESFFASTGLGEDSSIAMHHQNGQLLARIPHVEALIGQNFRNGTPEQMAVFARTFVTTQLASPIDGKDRIVASRLLAGEPLVVVATKSLDATLATWRTQTKFFVTIAVLSIGLLVLTLFLIFRQVTHRLSLEKQRLDTAMNTMTQGLLMFDQDERLIVCNRRYIEMYGLSAALVKPGVHFRDVIRHRRDTGSFEGDVEAYCDDILSNIGRTQSAVVETADGRLIEIKNQPAAAGGWLATHDDVTERIRADERIAHLAHYDALTDLPNRVLLRGHLERRVAELAQGKPFAILYIDVDEFKGVNDSHGHEVGDELLRQVASRLRACVSGNDMVARLGGDEFAIVKAATSDPAELTALAETILKALRAPVDCKGQEIPTDASIGIAIAPDHGDNLDDLLKRADLAMYAAKSEGRRTFRLFAPEYDAKARQRRQLELDLRQALARGEFEVHYQPLVDLTANVVTGCEALLRWRHPERGMVSPAEFIPVAEDTGLIGEIGEWVLKQACVEAASWPGPIHIAVNVSPLQFRSRTLALKVAAALAESGLAPGRLELEITETVLIRDDAEALAILQQLRELGVRIALDDFGTGYSSLSYLHRFPFDKIKIDRSFISDIGQSEDSSPIVQAVVHMAAARHMATTAEGVETEAQAEVLRRLGCSQMQGWLFSPAVPAAKLKQLLAAQAVAA comes from the coding sequence ATGGGCGCATCGATCCGATGGACCGCGCGAACGCGCGCGTTGCTCCGCCGTTGGCGCGGGGCGCCGCTGACGTGGCTGATCGCCGGCGGCTTCGTGCTGATGCTTGCGACCGCGATCGGCACCGCGCTCACCGTCGACCGCTTCCGGCAAAACGCCATCGAGAGCGGCCGCGACAGCCTGGAAAACGCCGTCCGCATGCTCGCCCGGCATTTCGACCGCCAGTTCGAGGACTTCGCGGTGCTGCAGAAGAGCATCATCGCCGAGCTCGAGAGCCACGGCATCGAGTCCGCCGAAATCTTCCGCAGCGAGATGGGCACGCTCGCCGTGCACGAGGTGCTGCGCGCGAAAGCCAGCGGCTGGTCCGACGTCGCCGGCGCCAATCTGTTCGATTCCAGGGGCGTGCTGATCAACTCGTCGCGGCAATGGCCGGTCGCCGACATCTCGGTCGCCGACCGCGGCTACTTCAACCGTCTCAAGGACGATCCGGCCGCGCAGGAGGACGTGGAGGTCGTGCCCGGCCGGTTCGGCAGCGGACCGGCGATCGTGTTCGCGCGGCGCGTCTCCGGACCGCACGGCGAGTTCCTCGGGCTGGTCACCCGCGCGATCGCGCCCGAGCAGCTCGAATCCTTCTTCGCCTCGACCGGGCTCGGCGAGGATTCCTCGATCGCGATGCACCACCAGAACGGACAGCTGCTCGCCCGCATTCCGCATGTCGAGGCGCTGATCGGTCAAAACTTCCGCAACGGCACGCCGGAGCAGATGGCGGTGTTCGCGCGCACCTTCGTCACCACCCAGCTGGCAAGCCCGATCGATGGCAAGGACCGCATCGTCGCCTCGCGCCTGCTCGCCGGCGAGCCGCTGGTCGTGGTCGCGACCAAATCGCTGGATGCGACGCTGGCGACCTGGCGCACGCAGACGAAATTCTTCGTCACCATTGCCGTGCTGTCGATCGGCCTCCTGGTGCTCACGCTGTTTCTGATCTTCCGCCAGGTGACGCACCGGCTCTCGCTCGAGAAGCAGCGGCTCGACACCGCGATGAACACGATGACGCAGGGCCTGTTGATGTTCGACCAGGACGAGCGGCTGATCGTCTGCAACCGCCGCTACATCGAGATGTACGGGCTCTCGGCCGCATTGGTGAAGCCCGGCGTCCACTTCCGCGACGTGATCCGGCACCGCCGGGACACCGGCTCGTTCGAGGGCGACGTCGAAGCCTATTGCGACGACATCCTGAGCAATATCGGCCGCACCCAGAGCGCCGTCGTGGAAACCGCCGACGGCCGCCTGATCGAGATCAAGAACCAGCCGGCCGCTGCCGGCGGCTGGCTCGCCACCCATGACGACGTCACCGAGCGCATCCGCGCCGACGAGCGCATCGCCCATCTGGCGCATTACGACGCGCTCACCGATCTGCCCAACCGCGTGCTGCTGCGCGGGCATCTGGAGCGCCGCGTCGCCGAGCTCGCGCAAGGCAAGCCGTTCGCGATCCTCTATATCGACGTCGACGAGTTCAAGGGCGTCAACGATTCGCACGGGCACGAGGTCGGCGACGAATTGCTGCGCCAGGTGGCGAGCCGCCTGCGCGCCTGCGTCAGCGGCAACGACATGGTCGCGCGGCTCGGCGGCGACGAATTCGCCATCGTCAAGGCCGCGACCTCCGATCCGGCCGAGCTGACGGCACTGGCGGAAACCATTCTCAAGGCGTTGCGCGCGCCGGTTGACTGCAAGGGGCAGGAGATTCCGACCGATGCCAGCATCGGCATCGCCATCGCGCCCGATCATGGCGACAATCTCGACGATCTGCTCAAGCGCGCCGATCTGGCGATGTATGCGGCGAAGTCGGAAGGCCGCCGCACCTTCCGCCTGTTCGCCCCCGAATACGACGCCAAGGCGCGGCAGCGCCGCCAGCTCGAGCTCGACCTGCGCCAGGCGCTCGCGCGCGGCGAGTTCGAGGTGCACTACCAGCCGCTGGTCGACCTCACCGCCAATGTCGTCACCGGCTGCGAGGCGTTGCTGCGCTGGCGCCATCCCGAGCGCGGCATGGTTTCGCCGGCGGAGTTCATCCCGGTCGCAGAAGACACCGGCCTGATCGGCGAGATCGGCGAATGGGTGCTGAAGCAGGCCTGCGTTGAGGCCGCCTCGTGGCCCGGCCCGATTCACATCGCGGTCAACGTGTCGCCGCTCCAGTTCCGCTCGCGCACGCTGGCGCTCAAGGTCGCCGCCGCGCTCGCGGAGTCCGGGCTCGCGCCGGGACGGCTCGAGCTCGAGATCACCGAGACGGTGCTGATCCGCGACGACGCGGAGGCGCTGGCGATCCTGCAGCAATTGCGCGAGCTCGGCGTGCGCATCGCGCTCGACGATTTCGGCACCGGCTATTCGTCGCTGAGCTACCTGCACCGCTTCCCGTTCGACAAGATCAAGATCGATCGCAGCTTCATCAGCGACATCGGTCAGTCCGAAGATTCCTCGCCGATCGTGCAGGCCGTGGTGCACATGGCCGCCGCGCGCCACATGGCGACGACGGCCGAAGGCGTCGAGACCGAAGCGCAAGCCGAGGTGCTGCGCCGGCTCGGCTGCAGCCAGATGCAGGGCTGGCTGTTCAGCCCGGCGGTCCCGGCGGCGAAGCTGAAGCAGCTGCTCGCGGCGCAGGCGGTCGCGGCTTAG